One Nitrospira sp. DNA window includes the following coding sequences:
- a CDS encoding P1 family peptidase, translating into MRSSRGALAVAVTVAAIWGSLTVQAAETTEARQRVRDLGVSIGQYSTGPLNAITDVHGVKVGQRTLISGEGALNPGQGPVRTGVTVIVPREDVWHKKVPAGAFVLNGTGEMTGLSWVAESGFLEYPIALTNTLNVPRVANGVMSWMIKQYPAIGISDDTLTPVVAECDDGRLNDIQGRHVSEQDVMTALDGASSGPVKEGTVGAGTGMVSYGFKGGIGTSSRRLSVEEGGYTIGVLVNANHGRMPELMVGGVPVGKRYEPLAQMSEALMPGQSEGSIIIVVATDAPLDGRQLTRLAKRASLGLARTGSTARHGSGDFILAFSTGNIIPHYPQAPTFQQTHLADTHLNPIITATVEATEEAILNALTMATTVVGRDGHRVEAINLDRLKGLVLGTAR; encoded by the coding sequence ATGAGATCTAGCCGAGGAGCATTGGCGGTGGCGGTCACCGTGGCGGCGATCTGGGGCAGCCTAACGGTGCAGGCGGCAGAGACGACTGAGGCGCGGCAGAGGGTCCGCGATCTTGGCGTGTCCATCGGACAATATTCAACGGGTCCGCTGAATGCCATTACCGATGTCCACGGTGTAAAGGTTGGGCAGCGCACGCTCATCTCCGGAGAGGGAGCGCTTAACCCAGGACAAGGGCCAGTGCGGACAGGCGTCACCGTGATCGTTCCGCGCGAGGATGTGTGGCATAAGAAAGTGCCGGCCGGGGCGTTTGTGTTGAACGGCACGGGCGAGATGACCGGCCTCTCATGGGTCGCGGAGTCTGGCTTTCTGGAGTACCCGATCGCACTGACCAATACGCTGAATGTCCCTCGTGTGGCCAACGGCGTGATGAGCTGGATGATCAAACAGTATCCAGCGATCGGCATCTCCGACGACACGCTGACGCCGGTCGTGGCGGAGTGCGACGATGGCCGATTGAATGACATTCAAGGCCGCCATGTGTCCGAGCAGGATGTGATGACGGCACTGGACGGTGCGAGCAGTGGTCCCGTTAAGGAAGGTACCGTTGGGGCAGGGACCGGCATGGTGTCCTACGGATTCAAAGGGGGGATCGGGACGTCATCGCGGCGACTTTCGGTGGAAGAAGGCGGCTACACGATTGGCGTGCTGGTCAATGCCAATCATGGGCGTATGCCGGAGCTGATGGTGGGGGGCGTGCCCGTCGGCAAACGCTACGAACCGCTCGCGCAGATGTCGGAGGCGTTGATGCCGGGTCAAAGCGAAGGTTCGATCATTATCGTCGTGGCCACCGATGCGCCGCTTGATGGGCGGCAGTTGACGAGACTCGCCAAGCGCGCGTCGCTCGGTCTTGCCCGTACCGGCTCCACCGCGCGGCATGGCAGCGGCGATTTCATCCTGGCGTTTTCCACCGGCAACATCATTCCGCACTATCCCCAAGCGCCGACGTTTCAGCAGACCCACTTGGCCGACACCCATCTGAATCCCATCATCACCGCGACGGTCGAGGCCACCGAAGAAGCCATTCTCAACGCCCTCACCATGGCCACCACGGTCGTGGGCCGCGACGGCCATCGGGTCGAGGCGATCAATTTGGATCGGTTGAAGGGGCTGGTGTTAGGAACTGCGCGGTAG
- a CDS encoding MBL fold metallo-hydrolase encodes MKLSFHGAARSVTGSRHLIETAGCRLLLDCGMFQGRREEADRQNRELGFDPKSLSSVLLSHAHIDHSGALPVLDRYRFSGKVYLTRATADLAAIMLQDAAHIQESDCRYVNKKEQRRGKKCVQPFFDSDDVEAITRRFVGVRYQDAVKIAPRMTASFHDAGHILGSAAVRVKYTARGNTTTVLFSGDLGRSHMPILRDPEPPPPCDVLILESTYGDRLHEQAEEKLKQQAQDLIAHARAHKSKIIVPAFAVGRTQELIMRIKALVGEQRIDPIPIYIDSPLASKATDVFRRHPECYDEETYRTFASEGDLFASRYIHFISNPEDSKRLNSMKGPCVIISSSGMCEGGRVLHHLKHAIQDEANVIVFVGFQAEHTLGRKLVEGWDVVPIFGVPTQRRAQVVKLNGLSAHADRNDLLAYVRAINPLPAKIFIVHGEEKQALSLGAAIEAEHPGVDVQIPRRGSAYEI; translated from the coding sequence ATGAAGCTCTCATTTCACGGCGCGGCCCGGTCGGTCACCGGAAGCCGGCATCTGATCGAAACGGCCGGGTGCCGGCTGCTTCTGGATTGCGGCATGTTCCAAGGGCGGCGGGAGGAGGCAGACCGGCAGAACCGCGAGTTGGGGTTTGATCCGAAGTCCTTGTCATCCGTGCTGCTCTCTCATGCCCATATCGATCATTCCGGTGCCTTGCCGGTTCTGGATCGATATCGGTTTTCCGGGAAGGTATACCTCACGCGAGCCACGGCCGATCTTGCCGCGATCATGCTGCAGGATGCCGCGCATATTCAAGAAAGCGACTGCCGCTATGTAAATAAGAAAGAACAGCGGAGAGGCAAGAAGTGCGTGCAGCCATTTTTCGATTCCGATGATGTGGAAGCCATTACGCGCCGGTTTGTGGGGGTGCGCTACCAGGATGCGGTCAAGATCGCACCGAGGATGACGGCCTCATTTCACGACGCAGGTCACATTCTCGGATCGGCCGCTGTCCGTGTGAAGTACACGGCGCGGGGGAACACGACGACGGTGCTCTTCAGCGGCGATCTGGGACGGTCGCATATGCCGATCTTGCGCGATCCGGAACCGCCGCCTCCCTGTGACGTACTCATTCTCGAATCTACCTATGGCGACCGCCTGCATGAACAGGCGGAAGAGAAACTCAAGCAACAAGCACAGGATCTCATCGCCCATGCCAGGGCGCATAAGAGCAAGATCATCGTGCCGGCCTTTGCCGTCGGGCGTACGCAAGAACTCATCATGCGGATCAAAGCGCTGGTCGGCGAGCAGCGGATTGACCCCATTCCCATCTATATCGACTCCCCGTTGGCATCCAAGGCGACCGATGTCTTTCGCCGTCACCCGGAATGTTATGACGAAGAAACCTATAGGACATTCGCATCGGAGGGGGACCTCTTCGCCTCTCGATACATCCACTTCATCTCCAATCCGGAAGACAGCAAGCGTCTCAATTCGATGAAGGGCCCCTGCGTGATCATTTCTTCTTCCGGAATGTGCGAAGGCGGGCGGGTGCTTCATCATCTCAAGCATGCCATCCAAGACGAAGCCAACGTCATCGTCTTTGTCGGCTTCCAGGCGGAGCATACCCTGGGCCGGAAGCTGGTTGAAGGGTGGGATGTCGTGCCGATCTTCGGGGTGCCGACGCAGCGGCGGGCGCAGGTGGTGAAACTCAACGGACTCTCGGCCCATGCCGACCGCAATGATCTTCTGGCCTATGTGCGCGCCATCAATCCCTTGCCGGCCAAAATCTTCATCGTGCATGGTGAAGAAAAACAGGCCTTGTCACTGGGCGCGGCCATAGAAGCCGAGCATCCAGGAGTGGACGTGCAGATTCCTCGACGAGGTTCCGCCTATGAGATCTAG